From the Streptomyces pluripotens genome, one window contains:
- a CDS encoding roadblock/LC7 domain-containing protein, with translation MNQEALAREMRGLREQVTGITDTAVAAADGLLIAADTGDSIDPEGLAALAAAGLGLARRTADATARGVLRQTVTYGSHGCIAFYAIGETALMVVLGDEGVDVDRLHRVTHSTVDRIGSILTDKTPEGV, from the coding sequence ATGAATCAAGAAGCCCTGGCGCGGGAAATGCGCGGGCTGCGCGAGCAGGTGACCGGAATCACCGACACCGCCGTCGCGGCTGCCGACGGACTGCTCATCGCGGCCGACACCGGGGATTCGATCGACCCGGAGGGCCTCGCGGCCCTGGCGGCCGCCGGGCTGGGCCTTGCCCGCCGCACTGCCGATGCCACCGCACGCGGTGTGCTGCGCCAGACAGTGACCTACGGCAGTCACGGTTGTATCGCCTTCTACGCCATCGGCGAGACCGCACTGATGGTCGTGCTCGGCGACGAGGGCGTGGACGTCGACCGTCTGCACCGGGTGACCCATTCGACCGTCGACCGGATCGGTTCGATCCTCACCGACAAGACCCCCGAGGGAGTGTGA